In the genome of Raphanus sativus cultivar WK10039 chromosome 4, ASM80110v3, whole genome shotgun sequence, one region contains:
- the LOC108849738 gene encoding uncharacterized protein LOC108849738, which produces MQKRIGKRKRKREVEFEREREMSYYSRRTTRSSVKQRLQYIQVIQDLQEEIKLLQISNEKLNGVGLDDLSYTELASLKSMLNEGIPNLEEHTDKAFEELSVKQVVECDVMGWDWLNQKEKDDLAYQSLQAKRRRELRNKARELRLSPPQKSQQQYSYNPERLMLDIDSLKIEKERLRLLNQRMIGKELDGMGYFEALVFKAEVLQGLMNATRKIERAWLVNKEPISPGTDMMVTL; this is translated from the exons ATGCAAAAGAGAATTGGGAAACGGAAGCGGAAGCGAGAGGTCGAGTtcgagagggagagagagatgtCTTATTACTCGAGGAG AACCACACGCAGCTCTGTAAAACAAAGGCTCCAGTATATACAAGTTATCCAAGATTTG CAGGAGGAGATCAAGTTGTTACAGATTTCAAACGA GAAACTGAATGGTGTGGGTCTAGACGATCTGAGCTACACCGAGCTGGCTTCGCTTAAAAGTATGTTAAACGAGGGCATCCCCAATCTGGAAGAACACACGGATaag GCATTCGAGGAGTTATCAGTCAAGCAG GTTGTTGAGTGCGATGTTATGGGATGGGATTGGCTTAACCAAAAAGAGAAAGATGACCTGGCCTACCAATCTCTTCAGGctaagagaagaagagaattaAGGAACAAGGCTAGAGAACTCCGCCTCAG CCCTCCTCAAAAAAGCCAACAGCAGTATAGCTACAACCCTGAAAGACTG ATGTTAGACATCGACTCTTTGAAGATCGAGAAAGAGAGACTACGTCTTTTAAACCA GAGAATGATTGGTAAAGAGCTCGACGGTATGGGTTACTTTGAAGCGTTGGTGTTTAAAGCTGAGGTACTGCAAGGTTTGATGAATGCCACGAGGAAGATAGAACGTGCATGGCTGGTCAACAAg GAGCCAATCTCCCCGGGGACAGATATGATGGTGACTTTATAG
- the LOC108850945 gene encoding uncharacterized protein LOC108850945, whose amino-acid sequence MNNAAFGQYTRFITAHVQHLADDLGAETAVICYRQNGVPFTYGRPSFVEVMNRFVNHQAEAEATIVSLHRAIALVQLEGVNQVQRTVLLHRLDVLINEAIERLTTDEA is encoded by the exons ATGAACAACGCAGCTTTTGGTCAGTACACTCGTTTCATTACGGCTCATGTTCAACACTTGGCAGACGATCTCGGTGCAGAAACGGCTGTGATCTGCTACCGCCAGAATGGGGTGCCTTTTACGTATGGTCGACCAAG TTTTGTTGAGGTCATGAACCGATTTGTTAACCATCAagctgaagctgaggctacaatTGTCTCTCTCCACAGAGCTATTGCTTTGGTCCAGCTTGAAGGTGTCAATCAAGTGCAGAGGACTGTTCTACTCCACCGTTTGGATGTCCTCATCAATGAAGCTATTGAGAGGCTTACGACTGATGAAGCTTGA